DNA from Saliniramus fredricksonii:
AGGAGATCGATCCCATCCTCAGCATAACCACAAAAGCCGCCTGATCATGACCTCAGGCCATCCAGAAAATTACACCAGCTTGACGGACGCGACCTTGGCGGCAGCGGCAGGAGGGTGATGTTTTGCGGGATCTCGAGGCCTTTGGCCATGTGCCATCCGGCCTGATCGAGAATGAGGATGGCGTGTTTGCCCGGGGCGACTGCGGCGGCGATCTCCACGAGATGAAGGTTCATGGCTTTTGTGTCGCAGCGCGGCAGGACGAGAGCCGCCCCTTTTCCCTCCTGCGGGCAGATCGCCCCGAAGATGTAGGTCGAGGCGGTGCGCTGATCGTGCGGCGCCGAGGGGCGGGTTCCGCGCTTGGCCCAGCGTCGGGTGATCTTGTTCTTCTGGCCGATGCGGGCCTCGTCGGCGAACCAGACCTCTATGTCATCGGGCGCGAGGCTCTGGTGGGCGGCGATTTCGTCCAGGCGGGCGGGGAAACTTTTTTAAAATCCTCGATGGTATGCGTGTCCTGCGCATGATGGCGCGGCCTCGCCGAGAGCTTGCGATAGCCCATCTTGCGCAGGGCCCGGCTCACCGTGTCCTCGCTCGCTGCGATGCGGAACTCCTCGTAGAGCCATTGCGCGAGATCGACGATCCGCCAGCGCACCACGCCATGGACGGACGGGATCGGTCCTTCGTCCACCCGCCGTGCCAGGGCCGCCAGATGATCGGGGCCGAGCAGAGGAGCCTTGCCCGGCGCCTTGCGGTCGACGAGCCCCTCCGGTCCCTCTCGGTTGAACCGCTCAACCCAGTCGCGGACGATCTGCGCCGTCACGCCGCCGAGCCGGGCCGCCTCCGCCCGGCTCGATCCCTCATAGATAGCCGCGATAGACAGAAGCCGGCGCGTTTGCGCCCCATCCTTCGAGCGCCGCGCCGCCGCACGGCAGCGTTCCGCGTCAAAATCATCCCGCAAGGGCAAAGCAGCCATGGCGAACTCCTCCGTTCGCCACCTTGAATCTGATTTGCGCCTCGGAGGGAATCCCCCGAGTCAATTTCAATGCGGATTGGTATTACGGGCTTCTTTCGGCGGTTAACCTTGGAGGCATGATCCTCGCCGGATATCTATCGGATCGCGTAGACAAGGTCTTCCTGCTTTCCTCGATTTACGCATTGCGCGCGGCCACGTTCGTCATTCTTATGATGCTGCCTGATCTGACGATCGAATGGCTGTTCGTCTTTGCTGTCATGTTCGGCGTCGTTGATTATTCAACAGTCCCGGTCACCGCAGGCCTGGTCGCTTCGCATCTGGGTGTAAAGGTCATGGGCGTGGCAATGGGCTTGTTGTCGGGCGGGCATGCTCTGGGTGCCGCTGCAGGTGCTTTCGTGGGCGGGTACCTTTTTGACGGTTTCGGAAGCTATGTATACGTATGGTTCACCGCCTCGGCGCTATCAGCACTTGCTGCAGTGTTCGCCATTTATGTGCCGCGCGAGACCATCGGCCTTGGAAAGGTGGCGTGATGATGGCGGCGTTCATTTGCGATTTGACCCGGACCGGCGCAGTCAGTGCCTTGGCCTTGGTCTTTCACTGATCCTGAAGAATGGAAATCAAGATGAGCATTCGCGTCGGAATTGTCGGAATCAGTGGGTTTGGCGGAGGCGAGGCGCTGCGCCTGATCGCGGGCCACCCGCATTTCGAGCTGGTCTACGCTGCGGGTGAAGGAAGCGCTGGCAGCCGTTTGATCGATCACTTCCCCGGGTTGCCGGGCAAGCTCGCCGAGTTGGTGATCGAGAGGTGGGACCCCGTGGCCTTGCCCGAGATTGACGTGCTGTTCGCTTCGTTGCCGACAGGCGCATCGGCCGACGCGTTGGCGCGCGTCTCCAGGGACGTAAAGATCGTCGATATTGGCGGAGACCACCGCTATGTCGATGGCTGGACCTATGGACTGGCAGATGTCTGGCCAGATGAAATTAAAGGCCAGACCCGCGTTGCCAACCCGGGCTGTTTCCCGGTGGCCACACAAATCGCCTTGGCGCCGTTGCTGGTCAACGGTTTGATCGAACCGGGAAACATCGTAGTCGATGCAAAGACGGGCATCTCCGGTGCAGGCCGGGGAGGAGGAGGCGGGTTCTCCTTTGCGGCGAATAACGAGAATCTCGTGCCTTACGGCTTGCTGAGGCACGTCCACATGCCGGAGATGACAACGACGATAGAGCGGCTGAGCGGCGCAAGCGCCGCCGGATTGGTGTTTGCGCCGCATCTGGTGCCCATGACCCGCGGCATCCTCGTCACCATGTACTGCCGTGGCAGTGCGACCACAGATCAGTGTCTGGACGCCGCCCGGCGCTTCTACAACAATAGTGCCTTCGTGCGCGTCATCGACAAGCCGCCGCAGACCAAATGGGCAAGCGGTTCGAACCTTGCCTTTGTCAGCTATGCTGCCGATCCAGAGCGCAACCTGGTGATCGCACTGGGCGTGGTTGATAACCTCGGCAAAGGGGCGGCCGGCCAGGCGGTGCAGAATGCGAACCTGATGTGTGGCCTCGCGGAAACCGCGGGGCTAGAGGGCTTGCCCATCTGGCCATGAACGTTCGATTTAGCAAATGAGTTTTGAAACGCCCGTGGTTTGCCGGCAACTGTAATCAGATTTCCGGGGCTGCGCGGTCGTCGACGCCGTTTGCGAGCATCGCGCTGACCACGCTGAGGAGCTTGCGGGCAGCCGCAGTGATGGCCGCCTCGACCGGCTTGATCTCTCCACTTGCGAACATATGTCCACTGGGGGCCTGTCACTGTCTTGCCCTTGGCGAGCACCGGAACCGTGGTGTCGTCGCCGTGCAGCCGCTGCGCCGCGCAGACTTCGACCTTGCACAGACGTGGGCCTCGACAAGATCGTGGACAGGCCGCGGCACCGACCTGGTCGGCGGCGGTGGAGAGGCTCACCTCCAGGCCCTCGCGGGCGAAGCGCTCGCATTGGCGGTTCAGCGGCTGATGCTGCCCAAGATTTGCTATGCGGACCTTCGGTTCTCGAAGACGATGCTCGCGGGCAGGTTCGGTCCCGCCCACCTGCCATAGTGATAGCCATAGGGACATCCCCATGGCTCGCACTTCAACAGGCTGGCTGACAAGGCGGCGCTCACCCTTAGGCGTACGGGCAAAAATCGCATCATGTGAATTCTAGAGCCCGGTGCGGCGATGCTTGCAGATTTGCTTAACCTCGGCCTGCACCAGCTCTTCGCGTTTTGCGAGCATCAAAAAACCTTCTCGCGCTGGGAGATTGACTTGACTGCTGCAAGCGATCAGCGATCCGCACTGCCGTACCGGCGGCTAGCGACCAGATAATGTTACACCGTTTTGATTCGCCGCCCCAATCCCGTCCCAATGAAGACCGAATCAACCCGCGACAAGCCTAAGTCATTGAAAACGTTGGTAGCGGAGGAGGGACTCGCTACTCCCAATGCGTATGCCCCGGAAAATGAAGGGGTTTTTCAACGGTTCTCATCAGCTCGAACCATCACATTGATACTACGCCATCCAGCCGAGCGGTCAACATCGATCGATCGGCCCGCCGGGTGGTCGGCACCGAACCATATCCGGTGGGTAGACCGAAATCATTTTACGATAGAGCGTGAGGTGGCCGTCCTGCCGAGCGAAGAACCGGGCAACCAAAACTTAAAACAATCTTTGATAAATATATTCTGACGGAATGACGATGTAAGAAAATTAAACCTAACAGGTACTTTGGTTGAAAATCGTGCTTTTGCTTCTCTCATACTGGCGATGATCAACGGCTCAAATGCCATATGCATAGCTCAAACCAGCAAAAACACCTACGAAATACCCTCGATAACTCCATTCTGATCACGTCCGGCGGCATCGGGAAGGCGATTTCCCGAACGGACCCTGGTCGCTGGAACCACTTTCATTGGCACTCGACAATGCCCCGCCAAAGATCATCGTGGCGACCAGAATGGTTTTCCATCCCTGGCTTGGTCAGGCAGCCCCTTGGCTTGACGTAGCTGTCGATCCGACGCTTCGGAGATTCGTGCCAGTTGATGTTGAAAGCCCAGTATCGCGGGAAAAAGTATAGGCTTGAATAGGGCAGATGGTCATGAATCCACCAGGCCAGTTTCTGCCAATCCCCCTCCTGTTGGAAACGATCCCAGAAACGAGGCAAGACGATGCACGCGGTAGCACCCATTTGGCCGCCTGCATCTCGTCGATCCCAGATATGGCCTGCTGCGTTGGCCTCGTTCGATGAGCAATTATATCCTTTAGCGTTGCCGAGACCATTTACTTCAGGCGAACGATAAGCAGATCGGATTGCAATTCGGCCAAATCTATCCTGAAGAGGTTCCAACAGGTCCTCGCAGAGCCTCATACCCACCGCAATCGCAAGATCGGGATCATCAGGGACGTTTGATAATCCGTGGATCGCGGCAATATCCGAAAAGAGAAAATCCCGCATGAAAAAACTTGAGGAAAGCCGTACGCGGCCAAGCTCTGTCAATTGATCAACTGATCCGGGTTTTCTCATTCGCTCGTCGCCCTCTCGCAGTCATCCCCGAAAATGAAGAGCTTTTTCAACGGTTTTGATCAGTTCGAACCATCACATTGACACTACGCCATCCAGCCGAGCGGTCAATATCGATAGATCGACCTCGACGGGCGATCGCCACCGAACCATATCCGGTGGGTAGAGCGGATGCATTATTGCGTTTGAGCGTGAGGGCGCCCCTTCTGCCCAGCGAAGAGTCGAGTAATTGAAACGAAAAACAACCTATGGTAAATAATTTCTGACGGGATAACGATGTAAGAAGATTAAATCTAACAGGTACTTTACTTAAAAGCAGGTCGCCAATCGCAATCTGAGCCTTATCGCACAAGCGTTTGAGTTCCTCACCCATGCGATGTTCATGTTTTGTTATAACACTCTTATAGTCTACGTTCTAGAGCCTGATCCTGTAACCTGTCAAAATAGCATTTATGCGGCTGAACCAACACGGATAACGGAAAATCGGCTCATCCGAGACGGCACACGTCACGCAAAACCCAGAGTAATCGGCAGGCCGGAAGGTGTTCATGCAATTTCCCTGGCGAGGACCTCGGCTTGCTGCACGACTTTTTTGATCGCCTCAGATTGAAGATCTGGTGGAAAGCCGTGCTTTCTCAAGATGCGTCGGATGCTGACACGCATCTTTTTGCGCACATCATCGCGTCGCCACCAATCCACCCGGGCGTTCTCGCGCACGGTCATGACCAGTTCCGTGGCGATGATGCGCAGCTCTTCGTTACCCATCAACTCCACGGCACTCTCGTTTGAAGCCAACGCATCGTAGAACGCGACCTCTTCTGGGGACAGCCCGTCTTCCGGCTGTTCTTGCAGCTCTTTCGCGATGGCGATGAGCTCCTGGATCACCTGCAACGCATCGACACTGCGATTGTGATATCTCGCCAGGGCCTCTTCGAGACGTTTCGAGAATGCTTCCTTCTTGGTCGTGTTCGTTTTTGTCCGTGTGCGGATCTCGCCATTCAGCAGCTTCTTCAGAGCTTCCACGGCAAGGTTCTTGTGGGGGGTGTTTTTCAGCCCCATCAGGAATTCGTCACTCAAGACGCCTATATCGGGGCGATCGATCCCGGCTGCTTCGAGGATATCAATGATCTCGGTCGAGGCGACAGAGCGGTTCAGAAGCTGGGATATTGCAAGTTCGACCTCATCGATGCTGCGTCCACCACGAACACCGGCATCCATTTTTCGGATTGCGGCCTGTATGGCCGTGAAGAAGCCGACCTCGTCCTTGGCCTCCTCAGCTTCTGGAGAACCTGAAGCGATGCGAAAGGCTTTCACCAGGCCGGCAACAGCCGTCATGAACCGCTTCTTCGATTCCGTGCGATCTTTGGGGACCTCGCCGTCCACCTTGAGGTTCAGCACATGCTCGATTGCGACTGGCAGCATCCTGATGCGATCCTGCGGCGTGCCGCGTACCGCTGCCATGTAATCGATGCCGTGGAACAGGCCCCGCATGATATCGAGCTGTGTCAGGAACGCATGAACGGCTTCTCCTTGATCGATCCCTGTCTGCTTGCGATCGGCATTCGAATAATGATTCAGGGCAGCCTTCAGATCAGCGGCGAGCCCGATGTAATCGACGACGAGCCCCGAGGGCTTGGCGCCAAAGACCCGGTTGATCCGCGTGATAGCCTGCATCAGCCCATGACCCTTCATGGGCTTGTCGACATAGAGTGTGTGCATGCACGGAGCGTCGAAACCCGTGAGCCACATGTCGCGGACGATGACCAGCTTGAACGGATCTGCAGAATCCCGATAGCGGGTTCGCAGCGTCTCCAGACGGGCTTTCGATCTGATATGAGGCTGGAACTCTGATGGGTCCTGGGCAGCCCCGGTCATCACGACTTTCACCTGACCTTCGCCATCCTCGTCAGCATGCCAATCTGGACGGGCGGCAACGATCCGTTTGTACACCTCGACGCAGATCCGCCGTGACATGCAGACGATCATTGCTTTCCCGCCATCCATGGCCTCAAGGCGTGCGTCGAAATGCCTGAGAATATCCTCGACCACCTTGTCGATACGGGTTTCAGAACCGACCAGAGCTTCAACACGTGACCATTTCCGGGTCATCGCATTGCGGGTCTCATCGTCGATCTCAAGCCCCTGGTCTTCGGCGTCTTCGAGAATCTCGTCGTACTCGGCGTCGAGGAATTCTCCAGCTTCCTCGCCGAGCTCGATCCTGGCCACCCGGCCCTCGTAATAGATCGGGACCGTGGCTCCATCTTCCACGGCCTGAGCGATATCGTAGATGTCGATATAATCGCCGAAAACCGCCTGCGTGTCGGCGCCGACGAGCGAGATTGGCGTGCCGGTAAATCCAACGTGGATCGCTGATGGCAAGGCCTGACGAAGATAATGCGCAAAACCGTAACGGGTCTCACCCGTCTTCGCGTCCACCTTAGCCTCAAACCCGTACTGCGTCCGGTGCGCTTCGTCGGCGAAGACAATGACGTTCGATCGGTCTGTCAGCTGACCAAACTCTGTTTCTCCCTTGGCCGGACGAAATTTCTGCATCGTTGCAAAGATTACGCCGCCAACCTGTCGCCGACCGAGCTTTTGACGCAGATCCGAAATGTCCTCCGCCTGTTCGGGTGTTTCACCGAACAACTCTTCACATCGCGAAAATGTAGCGTAGAGCTGATTGTCCAGATCATTCCGGTCCGTGATGACGACGATGGTTGGGTTTTCAAGCTCGGGATGGCGCATCAACCGGCCTGCGAGAAACGCCATCAGAAGAGATTTTCCCGAACCCTGCGTGTGCCACATCACACCGCCGCGTCCATCGAGCTGCCTGGCTCGCAGAACGGAACCGACCGCCTTTCGGACGGCATGGAACTGATGATAGCCGGCAATCTTCTTGATCGGCCCTTTTCCTTCATCCTCAAACACCATGCAGAACTGCATGAGCTCAAGGATCGTGGCCGGCGTCAGGAGACCGTGGATCAGGGTCTGGAGAGCGAGATCAGTCCCGTCTTCAACCCGGTTCTCACCATCCACCGTCCGCCAACGCATGAACCGGTCGAAATTCGCCGAAATCGAGCCGTAGCGAGCGGTTACCCCCTCGGAAATTACATTGAAGGCGTTCGTCCGAAACAACGCCGGAATATGAGCCTTGTAGGTCTCGATCTGATTATAGGCACCTTTCAATGTGCCGGTCTCGGTCCCTTTGAGCTCAACCACGATGGTCGGCAATCCATTGAGGAAGATCACGATGTCGGGGCGTCGTGCCGTCTGTCCGGCAACCTCGAACTGGTTCACGACCAGCCAATCATTTTGGCCATCATCCCAATCGACGAGACGGGCAATCGCGTTGCGTTCTTGGCCATTCTCAAACCATGTCACCGCAACCCCACCCACGAAGAGGGCGTGAAGACGGCGGTTTTCGGAGATCAGGTCGCCTGCAAACTCCGTGTCGCGGACCCGGTTCAGTACCGTCTGGACCGCTTCGGGCGGAAGAGAAGGATTCAGGCGTCGAATCGCGGCGTCGAGCCGAGGCAACAAAATGGTGTCGTGATAGCTTTGCCGGGCCGGATTGTCGGTTTCAGGGGATAATTCGGAACCGTGAGAATAGGTGAATCCCAGCCCCTGTAGTTCAGCGAGGGCCCATTGTTCGAGGTCGTCTTCCGTTGCGAATGCC
Protein-coding regions in this window:
- a CDS encoding type I restriction endonuclease subunit R, which gives rise to MAFATEDDLEQWALAELQGLGFTYSHGSELSPETDNPARQSYHDTILLPRLDAAIRRLNPSLPPEAVQTVLNRVRDTEFAGDLISENRRLHALFVGGVAVTWFENGQERNAIARLVDWDDGQNDWLVVNQFEVAGQTARRPDIVIFLNGLPTIVVELKGTETGTLKGAYNQIETYKAHIPALFRTNAFNVISEGVTARYGSISANFDRFMRWRTVDGENRVEDGTDLALQTLIHGLLTPATILELMQFCMVFEDEGKGPIKKIAGYHQFHAVRKAVGSVLRARQLDGRGGVMWHTQGSGKSLLMAFLAGRLMRHPELENPTIVVITDRNDLDNQLYATFSRCEELFGETPEQAEDISDLRQKLGRRQVGGVIFATMQKFRPAKGETEFGQLTDRSNVIVFADEAHRTQYGFEAKVDAKTGETRYGFAHYLRQALPSAIHVGFTGTPISLVGADTQAVFGDYIDIYDIAQAVEDGATVPIYYEGRVARIELGEEAGEFLDAEYDEILEDAEDQGLEIDDETRNAMTRKWSRVEALVGSETRIDKVVEDILRHFDARLEAMDGGKAMIVCMSRRICVEVYKRIVAARPDWHADEDGEGQVKVVMTGAAQDPSEFQPHIRSKARLETLRTRYRDSADPFKLVIVRDMWLTGFDAPCMHTLYVDKPMKGHGLMQAITRINRVFGAKPSGLVVDYIGLAADLKAALNHYSNADRKQTGIDQGEAVHAFLTQLDIMRGLFHGIDYMAAVRGTPQDRIRMLPVAIEHVLNLKVDGEVPKDRTESKKRFMTAVAGLVKAFRIASGSPEAEEAKDEVGFFTAIQAAIRKMDAGVRGGRSIDEVELAISQLLNRSVASTEIIDILEAAGIDRPDIGVLSDEFLMGLKNTPHKNLAVEALKKLLNGEIRTRTKTNTTKKEAFSKRLEEALARYHNRSVDALQVIQELIAIAKELQEQPEDGLSPEEVAFYDALASNESAVELMGNEELRIIATELVMTVRENARVDWWRRDDVRKKMRVSIRRILRKHGFPPDLQSEAIKKVVQQAEVLAREIA
- a CDS encoding MFS transporter, which gives rise to MNLICASEGIPRVNFNADWYYGLLSAVNLGGMILAGYLSDRVDKVFLLSSIYALRAATFVILMMLPDLTIEWLFVFAVMFGVVDYSTVPVTAGLVASHLGVKVMGVAMGLLSGGHALGAAAGAFVGGYLFDGFGSYVYVWFTASALSALAAVFAIYVPRETIGLGKVA
- the argC gene encoding N-acetyl-gamma-glutamyl-phosphate reductase → MSIRVGIVGISGFGGGEALRLIAGHPHFELVYAAGEGSAGSRLIDHFPGLPGKLAELVIERWDPVALPEIDVLFASLPTGASADALARVSRDVKIVDIGGDHRYVDGWTYGLADVWPDEIKGQTRVANPGCFPVATQIALAPLLVNGLIEPGNIVVDAKTGISGAGRGGGGGFSFAANNENLVPYGLLRHVHMPEMTTTIERLSGASAAGLVFAPHLVPMTRGILVTMYCRGSATTDQCLDAARRFYNNSAFVRVIDKPPQTKWASGSNLAFVSYAADPERNLVIALGVVDNLGKGAAGQAVQNANLMCGLAETAGLEGLPIWP